The following are encoded in a window of Oncorhynchus masou masou isolate Uvic2021 chromosome 17, UVic_Omas_1.1, whole genome shotgun sequence genomic DNA:
- the LOC135558110 gene encoding uncharacterized protein LOC135558110, with the protein MKNWSKIFRSGDPESVDGNYSSKRISSNNGPAELTPQRTFEDNLSHDANSTAHSSITPPHVQGEGDGEDEGTLKGRLRTLLLQSWGSILHKLGKGDADSDLSFNGVKIVPNGSRVSPPVSPIIERRYWDTQDSLGTSSKSSRRPLLRDSPIDNDQLHYLPEESELTSIHPAEYYAEKVEVYKLKYSYMKSWPGLLRLLAGFELLFGGMVLACVCAYIYKDSEWSNAYGLYNNSHGTSGNSYNGPMTPFVMAVVGLTWIVTILLLVIGLTMYYRTILLDSPWWPLTEGIINIALFLLYMAAGIVYLNDLKRGGLCYMTIGINPMMSSLCRVDGGQMAGTAFIFINMLMYLISFLVCLKMWRHEATRREMEFFESQEHLRSISVAQTKPPHPQTKRIVFKDEMDSSVRATKRLHITDFHQEEPGSRNRANPTGYPEKPRVVADYIIKYPEIFSMEEREKYKAVFNDQYQEYKDLHKDISTTFMKFRELDAMMGQLLKDGNSHEEQKRIQRILKKYEQNKSNPAFLEKKGRCDYLKAKLGHIKNRIRNFDQDSLAKGRTIMYEPRHYDNPPIYSPPYTATSNGFYTHRSVHSPRSNFDPYPPPPDSFYMEDRPQHFYKWFSAPGLVKTMEGATVILCFLIFACVASTLVWDMHGAGIGMGGYGTGSMGIGSGTGGYYGGSYGYSSSYMTPYSAKSAMISMAAINFLVSLGFLVGSFSRSPAMRGRRFYLTVLVCDVVLAVLQGIIDIVFVIGVNPMSQSSQSMLYNPMLMMCQNMQGSPSLSGSVGVGFPGGFPMYNQYLQHYCYMDPEEAVALVLGFLVVVALCVAVYYAYKTRSKIWRHGKPNIIWDRPLLRPPERNDVQDWVDYVAEGQSTQRAPTVILSEKTAPDLRTENSVVSDGAGTVSIYSEETYNGNVYYDNTNGSVPEPLYRHTRVSSSPSVEAESLKKYPIHRERERDPTPPSQEETQCETGYTTGGDTGNELDQDQSDHMHSMYPEITSDRQRRQYKKEFDSNLASYKSLCAEMDDISEQMHKLSRELDTLEEGTAKHQGVADEYNLLKGLKRTADYQAKKQRSKDLRQNLFHIKRLVKNYDNGLC; encoded by the exons ATGAAAAACTGGAGTAAGATATTCAGGAGCGGAGACCCTGAGAGTGTGGATGGGAACTACTCTTCAAAGAGGATCTCCTCGAACAATGGCCCAGCAGAGCTAACACCTCAGAGAACCTTTGAGGATAACCTTTCACATGATGCAAACTCCACTGCCCACTCATCCATCACTCCTCCACATGTACAAGGAGAGGGTGATGGTGAGGACGAGGGGACCCTAAAGGGCAGGTTGAGAACCCTCCTCCTCCAATCATGGGGCAGTATTCTCCACAAATTGGGGAAAGGTGATGCAGACTCTGATCTGAGCTTCAATGGGGTTAAGATTGTGCCCAATGGGTCCAGGGTGAGTCCACCTGTCAGCCCAATAATAGAGAGGAGGTACTGGGACACTCAGGACTCACTGGGGACCTCCAGCAAGAGTTCCCGTAGGCCCTTGTTGAGGGACAGTCCCATAGACAACGACCAACTACATTATCTTCCAGAGGAATCAGAGTTGACCAGTATCCATCCAGCTGAGTACTATGCGGAGAAAGTGGAAGTCTACAAACTTAAGTACTCCTATATGAAATCCTGGCCTGGGTTACTAAGACTCCTGGCTGGGTTTGAACTTCTCTTTGGGGGTATGGTCCTTGCCTGTGTCTGTGCCTACATCTATAAGGACAGTGAGTGGTCGAACGCCTATGGACTGTATAACAATAGTCATGGCACGTCGGGGAACTCCTATAATGGACCCATGACTCCATTCGTGATGGCGGTGGTTGGGTTGACGTGGATTGTAACCATCCTCCTACTGGTGATAGGGCTGACCATGTACTACCGTACCATTCTCCTGGACTCACCCTGGTGGCCGCTCACAGAAGGCATCATCAACatcgccctgttcctcctctacaTGGCGGCTGGTATCGTGTACCTGAATGACCTCAAACGTGGGGGGTTGTGTTACATGACCATTGGCATTAACCCCATGATGTCCAGCCTGTGTCGGGTTGACGGAGGACAGATGGCTGGCACGGCTTTCATCTTCATCAACATGCTGATGTACCTCATCAGCTTCCTGGTGTGTCTGAAAATGTGGAGGCATGAGGCCACCCGCAGGGAGATGGAGTTCTTCGAGAGCCAG GAGCATCTGAGGTCCATCTCTGTTGCCCAGACCAAACCTCCTCATCCCCAGACCAAGAGGATTGTGTTTAAGGATGAGATGGACAGCTCAGTAAGGGCGACCAAACGCCTGCACATCACAGATTTCCATCAGGAGGAGCCAGGCAGCCGGAACAGAGCCAACCCCACAGGGTATCCCGAGAAGCCCAGAGTCGTCGCAGACTATATAAT TAAATATCCAGAAATCTTCTCTATGGAAGAAAGGGAAAAATACAAAGCTGTTTTTAATGACCAGTATCAGGAGTACAAGGACCTTCACAAAGACATCAGTACCACCTTCATGAAGTTCAGAGAGCTGGATGCCATGATGGGCCAACTCCTCAAAGATGGCAATAGTCATGAG GAGCAGAAGAGAATCCAGCGGATTTTGAAGAAGTATGAGCAAAACAAAAGT AACCCTGCCTTCCTGGAGAAGAAGGGACGCTGTGACTATCTGAAAGCTAAATTAGGCCACATCAAGAACAGGATCCGCAATTTCGACCAAGACAGCTTGGCAAAGGGTCGGAC AATCATGTATGAACCGCGGCACTATGACAACCCACCCATCTATAGTCCTCCCTACACTGCTACCTCCAATGGATTCTACACCCACAGAAGTGTGCACTCCCCAAGGAGCAACTTTGACCCCTACCCTCCTCCCCCTGACTCATTCTATATGGAAGATAGGCCTCAACACTTCTACAAATGGTTCTCTGCTCCTGGGCTTGTCAAAACAATGGAAGGAGCAACAGTCATCTTGTGTTTCCTCATTTTTGCCTGTGTAGCCTCCACGTTGGTCTGGGACATGCACGGAGCAGGAATAGGAATGGGGGGCTATGGAACAGGGTCTATGGGGATTGGCAGTGGCACTGGTGGCTATTACGGAGGCAGCTATGGCTATTCCAGCTCCTACATGACCCCGTATTCGGCCAAGTCAGCCATGATATCCATGGCAGCCATTAACTTCCTGGTTTCTCTGGGATTCCTTGTGGGGAGTTTTTCTCGGTCGCCTGCTATGCGTGGTCGGAGGTTTTACCTGACAGTGTTAGTCTGTGACGTTGTCCTGGCGGTGCTGCAGGGCATCATTGACATTGTGTTTGTGATCGGTGTCAACCCCATGTCGCAGAGCTCTCAGAGCATGCTCTATAACCCCATGCTTATGATGTGCCAGAACATGCAGGGAAGCCCCAGTCTGAGTGGGAGTGTGGGAGTGGGGTTCCCTGGGGGTTTCCCCATGTACAACCAGTATCTCCAACACTACTGCTACATGGACCCTGAAGAG GCTGTGGCGTTGGTGCTTGGGTTCTTGGTAGTGGTGGCACTGTGTGTAGCTGTTTACTATGCCTACAAAACCCGCAGTAAGATCTGGCGCCACGGCAAACCCAACATTATCTGGGACCGACCTCTGCTCAGACCACCTGAACGAAATGATGTACAGGACTGG GTGGACTATGTTGCAGAGGGGCAGAGCACTCAGCGGGCCCCTACTGTGATCTTATCGGAGAAGACCGCCCCTGACCTCAGGACAGAGAACAGTGTTGTCTCAGACGGAGCCGGAACAGTCAGCATCTACAGTGAGGAGACCTACAATGGCAATGT TTACTATGACAACACCAATGGGAGTGTGCCTGAGCCCCTGTACCGGCACACCAGGGTCAGCTCCAGCCCCTCTGTGGAGGCAGAGAGCCTGAAGAAGTACCCCATTCACAGGGAAAGGGAGCGGGATCCTACCCCCCCTTCCCAGGAGGAGACCCAGTGTGAGACCGGCTACACCACTGGTGGGGATACTGGTAATGAATTGGACCAAGACCAAAGTGACCACATGCATAG CATGTACCCTGAGATAACATCAGACAGGCAACGACGACAGTATAAGAAAGAGTTTGACTCCAACCTGGCGAGCTACAAAAGCCTGTGTGCCGAGATGGATGACATCAGTGAACAGATGCACAAGCTGAGCCGAGAGCTGGATACCCTGGAGGAGGGGACTGCAAAGCACCAG GGAGTGGCTGATGAATACAACCTTCTCAAGGGCCTGAAGCGG ACAGCAGACTATCAAGCCAAGAAGCAGCGAAGCAAAGACCTGAGACAGAACCTATTCCACATCAAGCGCCTAGTGAAGAACTATGACAATGGCCTTTGTTGA